A part of Myxococcus landrumus genomic DNA contains:
- a CDS encoding FG-GAP repeat domain-containing protein: MPRFQVLLLSCCVGLACTSYTISPRTFGGARWQGFATERMSLTAGGGQARGLHVADVDGDGLLDLVVVAAREESVCIHHGEGEGVFASPTCLPAGITPMDVAVSDVNGDGHQDLLIVGHFSNAMTVRLGDGRGGFRAGIPYSLGNHSQQVRVADLDGDGHLDAITKNAGSGGFFNITTLKGKGDGTFGAAVPHPVTGLPRDLMLADVSADGLPDVLVLNTNSFTVDILLSKKDGVLASIPPLRLTGSADDEPFRLAPADVNGDGNLDLVISHGLSAAGYLSVHLGDGKGGFLSSTSIQADEPGEVVVADFNRDGRSDVAHAGLSGGVYLLLGQEDGELGPPVRVANSPTPTSLVAEDLDEDGFPDLAWTTQDTVEVLLGSTVRGVP, from the coding sequence ATGCCCCGGTTCCAAGTCCTCTTGCTGAGCTGCTGCGTCGGGCTCGCGTGTACCTCGTACACGATTTCCCCGCGGACCTTCGGGGGCGCCCGATGGCAGGGCTTCGCCACGGAGCGGATGTCCCTGACGGCGGGTGGAGGACAGGCGCGAGGGCTGCACGTCGCGGACGTGGATGGTGACGGTCTGCTGGACCTGGTCGTGGTCGCCGCGCGCGAGGAGAGCGTCTGCATCCACCACGGCGAGGGCGAGGGCGTCTTCGCGTCACCCACGTGTCTGCCAGCGGGCATCACGCCCATGGACGTGGCCGTCAGCGATGTGAATGGAGATGGCCACCAGGACCTGCTCATCGTCGGACACTTCTCCAACGCGATGACGGTCCGCCTGGGGGATGGGCGCGGCGGCTTCCGGGCGGGAATCCCCTATTCGCTCGGCAATCACTCGCAGCAGGTGCGGGTGGCGGACCTGGATGGGGACGGGCACCTGGACGCGATAACGAAGAACGCGGGCTCGGGGGGCTTCTTCAACATCACCACGCTCAAGGGCAAGGGGGACGGCACGTTCGGCGCGGCGGTGCCTCATCCCGTCACCGGCCTGCCCAGGGACCTGATGCTCGCGGACGTGAGCGCGGATGGGCTCCCGGATGTGCTGGTGCTCAACACCAACAGCTTCACCGTGGACATCCTGCTCTCGAAGAAGGACGGCGTGCTGGCCTCCATCCCGCCGCTGCGGCTCACGGGCTCCGCGGATGACGAGCCCTTCCGCCTGGCCCCCGCGGATGTGAATGGCGACGGGAACCTGGACCTCGTCATCTCCCACGGCCTCTCCGCCGCGGGCTACCTGTCCGTGCACCTGGGGGACGGCAAGGGCGGCTTCCTCTCCAGCACGTCCATCCAGGCCGATGAGCCGGGCGAGGTCGTGGTCGCGGACTTCAACCGGGATGGGCGGAGCGACGTGGCGCACGCGGGGCTGTCGGGAGGCGTGTACCTGTTGCTGGGGCAGGAGGACGGCGAGCTGGGGCCTCCGGTGCGCGTGGCCAACTCGCCGACACCCACGTCCCTGGTGGCCGAGGACCTGGACGAGGACGGCTTCCCGGACCTGGCGTGGACGACTCAGGACACGGTGGAGGTGTTGCTGGGCTCCACCGTGCGAGGGGTTCCGTAG
- a CDS encoding HEAT repeat domain-containing protein, translated as MLFEQQTTGMHFTLQGEWDVGVVSVKSDAVLLRIQLRPSTFTVDVEGQGPLAPEAHQAMMVAVALPFFVTRDARGAVTLTHFERGVDELTRGLLRSVVAFSQFVVDGVPAERWSTEEQDTSGQYVARYEHAEARRYRKHKEVYTAVATPEGLQPLKDSPRMSVSGAITFELTEDAWLQQLQVREQLKVDPGEGLPRVKNLTELTLRLLERRFEPTLADAFAARAAFLNTSMLASFQGPAPDPLAHHRQVLGSRKLEDILADLRALPVDEKARDEARTRALEQLRALLTLRPEEAARIPALLRAKDLSPQAASAMLGALSAASTPESLRALASVTGDTALTTDVRMDAVSALGMAESPLREGVDTLRQLARSEDARLRGTATLAMGNAALHLNGADARGAEALVQELENDYRAAKDAEARALLLRSLGNTRAPAALDTIADALRSDSVRVREAAMVALRGIPGPDADRLLAERLVNDAVAEVRRGAVFACGFRPLEPLLLPVLGQALREDASDGVRSDIVHLLGQHRGTTPGALALLRWASQNERHPEIRRMAITYVETPTTPTPQPSSPRPIR; from the coding sequence GTGTTGTTCGAGCAACAGACCACGGGCATGCACTTCACGCTCCAGGGGGAGTGGGACGTGGGCGTCGTCTCCGTGAAGAGCGACGCCGTGCTGCTCCGCATCCAGCTCCGGCCCTCGACCTTCACGGTGGACGTGGAGGGACAAGGGCCGCTCGCACCCGAGGCCCATCAGGCGATGATGGTGGCTGTGGCCCTGCCCTTCTTCGTGACGCGCGACGCACGGGGCGCGGTGACGCTCACACACTTCGAGCGGGGCGTGGATGAGCTGACGCGAGGGCTGCTCCGCTCGGTGGTCGCGTTCTCGCAGTTCGTGGTGGACGGGGTGCCCGCCGAGCGGTGGAGCACCGAGGAGCAGGACACCTCCGGCCAGTACGTGGCCCGGTACGAGCACGCGGAGGCGCGCCGCTACCGGAAGCACAAGGAGGTCTACACCGCCGTGGCGACGCCCGAGGGACTCCAGCCGCTGAAGGACTCGCCGCGCATGAGCGTCAGCGGCGCCATCACCTTCGAGCTGACGGAGGACGCCTGGCTCCAGCAGCTCCAGGTCCGCGAGCAGTTGAAGGTGGACCCGGGCGAGGGGCTGCCCCGGGTGAAGAACCTCACGGAGCTAACGCTGCGGCTGCTCGAGCGGCGGTTCGAGCCCACCCTCGCGGATGCCTTCGCCGCGCGCGCCGCCTTCCTGAACACCTCCATGCTGGCCAGCTTCCAGGGGCCGGCGCCGGACCCGCTGGCCCACCACCGGCAGGTGCTGGGCTCCCGCAAGCTCGAGGACATCCTCGCGGACCTGCGCGCGCTGCCCGTCGACGAGAAGGCCCGGGACGAAGCGAGGACCCGCGCGCTGGAGCAGCTCCGCGCCCTCCTCACGCTGCGCCCCGAGGAGGCGGCGCGCATCCCCGCGCTGCTGCGCGCCAAGGACCTGTCCCCACAGGCCGCCAGCGCCATGCTCGGCGCGCTCTCCGCCGCCAGCACGCCCGAGTCACTTCGCGCGCTCGCCTCGGTCACCGGGGACACGGCGCTGACGACGGACGTGCGCATGGACGCGGTCTCCGCGCTGGGCATGGCGGAGAGCCCCCTCCGCGAGGGCGTGGACACCCTGAGGCAGCTCGCCCGAAGCGAGGACGCTCGGCTGCGAGGCACGGCGACGTTGGCGATGGGCAACGCGGCCCTGCACCTGAATGGCGCCGACGCGCGGGGCGCCGAGGCGCTGGTCCAGGAGCTGGAGAACGACTACCGCGCCGCGAAGGACGCGGAGGCACGGGCCCTGCTGCTGCGCTCACTGGGCAACACGCGGGCCCCCGCGGCGCTCGACACCATCGCCGACGCGCTGCGCTCCGACTCGGTGCGGGTGCGCGAGGCCGCCATGGTGGCGCTGCGTGGGATTCCTGGCCCGGACGCGGACCGGCTCCTCGCGGAGCGCCTGGTGAATGACGCCGTCGCAGAGGTGCGCCGAGGCGCGGTCTTCGCCTGCGGCTTCCGTCCGCTGGAGCCGCTGCTGCTGCCCGTGCTGGGACAGGCCCTGCGCGAGGACGCGTCCGACGGCGTGCGCTCCGACATCGTCCACCTGCTGGGCCAGCACCGAGGCACCACGCCTGGAGCCCTGGCGCTGCTGCGGTGGGCGAGCCAGAACGAGCGCCATCCCGAAATCCGTCGCATGGCCATCACCTACGTGGAAACCCCCACCACGCCCACGCCGCAGCCGTCGAGTCCTCGACCCATCCGCTGA